The genomic window cgtagtcctttcgataagtaagagtgtcaaacccaacgaggagcagaaggaaatgacaagcggttttcagcacggtattctctgcaagcactgaaattatcagtaacaaatagtttgtgataagataattcataatgggtaaaaagtaacaaaagtaactaaggtgcagcaaggtggcccaatcctttttgtagcaaaggacaagcctgaacgaaCTCTTACATGGGAATTActttcaagctagttttcatcatgctcatatgattcgcgttcgttactttgataatttgatatgtgggtggaccagtgcttgggtgctgcccttccttggatgagcctcccacttatgattaatccctctcacaagcatccacaactacgaaagaagaattaagataaatctaaccatagcatgaaacatatggatccaaatcagccccttacgaagcaacacataaaccagggtttaagcttctatcactctagcaacccatcatctacttattacttcccaatgccttcccctaggcccaaatcatggtgaagtatcatgtagtcgacgttcacataacaccactagaggaaagacaacatacatctcatcaaaatatcgaacgaataccaaattcacatgattacttataacaagacttctcccatgtcctcgggaacaaacgtaactactcacaaagcatattcatgttcataatcaaaggagtattaattatcattagtgatctgaacatatgatcttccaccgaataaaccaactagcatcaactacaaggagtaatcaacactactagcaacccacacgtaccaatctgaggttttgagacaggtatcggatacaagagatgaactagggtttgagaggagatggtgcttgtgaagatgttgatggagattgaccccctctcgataaaaggatcgttggtgatgacgatggcgatgatttccccctctcagagggaagtttccccggcagaacagctccgccggagccctagattggttctgcacAGGTTACGCCTCGAGACgccggcgcttcatcccgaaagcttccttctgattttttttccaggtcaaaacacaccatatagcagaagatggccaccggaggcctgacagggggcccacaaggtagggggcgcgccccacccttgtggatggctggtgggccccctctggtgctttcttcgcccaatattttttatatattccaaaataattctccgtgaagtttcaggacttttggagttgtgcagaataagtctctaatatttgctcattttccagtccagaattccagttgccgacattctccctcttcatgtaaaccttgtaaaataagagagaaaaggcataagtattgtgatataatgtgtaacaacaacccataatgcaataaatattgatataaaagcatgatgcaaaatagacgtatcagtgGCGCACCCTAGTGCCTAGTGGGCACTCGGGTGCCCCCCCGGTAGTTATTTTCTCCAGTatatttatttattccaaaacaattcttcataaaatttcagctcatttggagatgtgcagaatatgtatctctgacatagccttttcaggtctagaattccagctgccggcattctccctctttgtgcaaaTCTTGCATATCGTGAGAggaaagacattagaattactccagaaAGTGTTACAatgcataaaaacactataaataacagtaggaaaacatgatgcaaaatggacgtatcacctatcTATGTATGAATTATTGAATTTTATTTTGGCATGTTGAATTCTCATTTATTTGTATCGTTGAATTTTCAAATTGATGATGAATTTATACTATATGATGGACATCCATGGATATGAGGGCTGGCATATGGGAGTATGGTTGTCCGGGAGGACAAATGAGAACCCGCCCGATGATGTCCGCGGGCACGGCGGCAGACGTATATGTGCATGGATTTGCTAactccggttgtagatgctctaactgtAGTAGGTGAGCCCTTGTTAGGTCCTGTTGGGGTCCCCTCGGGCTACTAAAAGTCTTGAAACCTACCTCTCAACTCTTGGATACATGTCCACACAAAACAAAAATCAAGAAGCTAGTGTTTCACTTGGCATTCTTCTCTGACTCCTGATGGAATCAGACCGGGGGACTAGAACGAAGCATTTTCCCTATTAGCTGGTGAACAATCAGTGGGAGAGGGTGGTATTTCGAATGATTTAGTTGGCTGCTTTAGTTCTAAGGGGATGGCAATTTCTTCAGAACAACATAGTAGTTTCTTTAGAAGAAAGGCATTTTTCGTTTAAAACTACTAAGAAAAATCGTTCGCTTGCCATTTCCTTCCCAGCTGAGGTTCGACAGATAACATTACTATTTTCCTTTGAGGGGATTGCCTAGGGGGATGGGGGGCGATTATCGGTTACACAAGGATTGTGGCAAGATTTCAGCGGAAGCTGGGGGCAAAATCCAGTTCTTTCTGATTTAAAGTTCTACAAACCCATAGTCTGCTTGTGAAGTAAAAAAGAACTACTACTACATGGGTTGTGTCTCAGCTCATATCCAAAACTAGATCATTTGAAAGATCATGCAAGCTAACAAACCGTTTTCAGATCGTTTTATTCTGGATTGGTGCGAATTAGCAATCCCCTTTTTGTTATCGAAGGCATTTTCCCTATGATTTCTCCAACTCCGCGCTTGGGAATGTGAGAACCTGTCTTTCCCCGCTCCAGAAAATTACACTACCATaactttagagcaactccaacgcggcgacccatttcgtccgcgcgcGTCCGTATGGGTCGGCGCGGACGCACCGACCGGACATGCGTTCGCTTTTCGTCCGCCTGGCGACCCATTCCCGACCCTTTTTTGAGCCAGATTTGcatcggcgcggacacgagacggatGCGCGCACGCGCCCACCTACTCCTCCCTAGGCCCGCTCGTCGGTGACACATTGCCATCCTCTTCCATTCCAACAGCaaaccctcgcccgcctccttcgtcgCCGACGCCGCTGCCCATTTTTCTGGTGCCTCTCCCAGCAGCCGGTGCTGCATCATCCCCCCTGCAACGCCACCACATCACACGTCACCCGCCACCGCCATCTTGCTGCCGGGAAACCAAAAGCCTCCCGCCCCCACTCCCCCGACACAGCCACGACCGCGACtaagaagccgcctcgccgccccggccagatcTTTCGTCCTGACACCGGCACGCTCGATGGACGCTGACACGCTCGTCGGACGCCACCAAGGCAGCTAGCTTGTCCGATGGCGCACGACTGGCTGTCTCCTtcatcgacgcccgcaagctgttcgacagtttgccaaggtacaaaatggactctgCCGATGAGTttttttccacaatttcctttgcgactccgacgattcctcgtccgatgatgatgaggagatCTTGTCtgtcgtgttggtccatcaccacctcaatagcGAGCGGCCGTTGTTCCATGGCTCCATTCCGGGGCACCTTCTGACGTTGAATCGCAActgagagagcgggcatttccttctttggaaggactactttgacacaACGAACCAGTTGTTCAAACATTAGAAATTCCGTTGtcgtttccgtatgagtaggcatattttcaaccgtattagagagggggtggttgGCTACGATGACTAttttgagtgcaaagaggatgccgttggaaagattggcttctcctcttatTAGAAATGTACTACAACCATCTAAATGCTTGTAtatggagtgcccggtgatctAATTGGCGAGTACGTtctatgagcgagtctacatgcctagactccctgtataagttctgcaaggctgttattgtTGTGTTTGGCCCTGGGTACTTGAGAGAGACGACTCCCgaagatacaacccgtttgttggcgatgaatgccaccaggggcttcccagggatgcttggcagcataaaCTGCATGCACTGGAgcggaagaactgcccttctgcttggcaagggcagtataagggccatgtcaggcttgcactatcatacttgaggccGTGGCATCTCAAGAtgtctggatttggcactctttctttggcacgGCAGTTGCTAGGAGGGACGTCGAGCGtacctttggtgttttgcaatcccGATGGGGCATCGTTCAGTATCCTGCTAAGACTTGGAGCACGAagaaactatgggaggtgatgactgcttgtgtgatcatgcataatatgatcGTACAAGATCAGCGTCCAGAACGTCTCTACGATCAAgagtttcagtttcagggtgagaatgttgttcCAGAGCATGGAGGAGCGGTAAAGTTTGAACAGTTCATCCaatttcatcatgacatgcatgattgggaaactcacatgcaacttcaaaatgatttggttgaacatatgtgggctcatgttggcaaccaatagatgtatcttttttattcggcttgcaaaactatgtgagatTGTTTTATTTACattcggcttgtaaaactatgctattATTCTTTGGTTGAAACTGCTATTTATTCGGCCATGGACCATATGTTTGCTTGTGAAATAATGCAAAATTTGTGTGTGAAACAATGCAAAATTTGTGCTACGTGTTGAAAAAGGCGGCCAGCCTGCCACGTCGGCAGATGCCGACCCAAATCTTAAACAGGGCGGAAGCCGAGCGGGCGgccaacccaaacggacaaaaaacagACAAAAGCGCCACCCGTTTGGGTTGacgtgttggagttgctcttatatcCCAAATTTTAGAACAACAGAGCTCGGGCACGCACGACATTCAGAGCCGGatgctaagagcatctctagcagaccccacatAAGTGGTCAAATCCGTAAATTTGTTGCGTTTTGCAGTTTTGAGCAAAAAAAGTGTCCAGAACAGAAACCGTAAAAGTGGTCCAACCCGTAAAATTTTTAAGGGCCACCACAAACGAAACCCTTATCTTTGGAGGTTGGAAGGCCGAATCTAGGGGGGCCCGTGTATCGGGCAAACCTCATCAGAGCAAACACGCCGCCGTGGAGTTTGCCGGAATCCGCCCTAAACTCGCCGGAATTCATCACCGCTCACCGAAAAAGGCCGCTAGGCGCCGCAATTGATCGCCGCCAGTTCGAATTGGACGAGCTCGACATAGGCATGGCCTCCCATGACCTCAGCCTGGCCGCCGGAATCCTCCCGGCGCGACAGGCAAAGGGGCACGACTCGGCTGGCAATAGAGCAAGGCGCGGACGGCTAAGGCGGCGGGGCGTGGCCGGCGAGCCTGGGCGCGAACAACGGAGGCNNNNNNNNNNNNNNNNNNNNNNNNNNNNNNNNNNNNNNNNNNNNNNNNNNNNNNNNNNNNNNNNNNNNNNNNNNNNNNNNNNNNNNNNNNNNNNNNNNNNNNNNNNNNNNNNNNNNNNNNNNNNNNNNNNNNNNNNNNNNNNNNNNNNNNNNNNNNNNNNNNNNNNNNNNNNNNNNNNNNNNNNNNNNNNNNNNNNNNNNNNNNNNNNNNNNNNNNNNNNNNNNNNNNNNNNNNNNNNNNNNNNNNNNNNNNNNNNNNNNNNNNNNNNNNNNNNNNNNNNNNNNNNNNNNNNNNNNNNNNNNNNNNNNNNNNNNNNNNNNNNNNNNNNNNNNNNNNNNNNNNNNNNNNNNNNNNNNNNNNNNNNNNNNNNNNNNNNNNNNNNNNNNNNNNNNNNNNNNNNNNNNNNNNNNNNNNNNNNNNNGGCGCGGCCGGCGCGGTGATGGGGCGCGGCCGATGGGCGACGGGGCGCAGCCTACGGGCGATGTGGTGCGGCCGACGGGGTTGGACACGACCGGCGCGGCCGGCTGGGGAAggggcggcaacggccggactggaaggaGCTCTTTGTTCCAGTTTTACACTATCTGTTCGGCCGCAGCTAAAATGAACCCTTAAAATGCACTTTTTTCAACCCGTATCCCAGTTTGCGATTTTAAGGGGTGTGATAGAGATGTTCTAACCACGCCACTTCGACCTCACTCGTACGATGCTCCAGTGGGCCACATGTAAATCGAATTTTGATGTAAGACTTTACAAGTTATTGTATGCAACCTGGGTCAATGTTGTAAGtagatttttttgaaaatttgcGTGACGTGTTGGACTTCCATTTCACCTACAGAAGTGCACCCAAGTCACTGCTTTTACCATCAAAGCTCCAAGTTGCAGACTTCTTCACTGAGGCTCTTTCCTGATACACGGAATATCTAAACAAATCCTCTTATTGGAACGCTAAAGCATATAAAGGCTGCCAGTAAAGGACCATGCCTAATTGTCTATGCTGTGAGTTAAAGGTTCAGTAAATCAAGGAGTATAAAAGAAGGGGTAACCAGGATGTTCCGTACAAGTCCCTTAGCACAAAAAAGTTACCAACAAGTACGAACTACAGAATACCTGCAAACCAAGTGTATATCTTTAGTTTTCGATGCATAATGATTTGTGAGGGAGCATCATCAGATAAAGAATGCTTCAAGCTAATAAATTCCAGGGTAGAACACTAATAGGATGTTACATAGAAGAGAGGATACACCGTGTCCCTGGCATGAAACCTGTGGTTAAACTAAATGTTTCATAGGCAACATACCTTCAGGATTTACACAACTGATTTTGGATCTCTACCTATTAAATTTGATAACAGCATAGACATGTCGCATTGCGTTTACCAATAATCTTTGCAAGAGCACACACCATTTTCAAAATGGTGGAACCTCTTTGCATCCCTTGCAATGATCTGACGGCCAACAAGCTTAGAGATTATCTTCAAAGCTGTGTGGCAATCTCCACAGGAGCGAAGATTCTTGATAACCCGAATTGGCGAACGGACAGCACTAGTTATAAGACCATAACTAACAGCTAGTCTCTCACTGTGAGCTAGCAATGCATCCTCTTTAGTTTCTGGATCAACATCGTGAAGCACAAATCGAGTATCCGCAATATAGCCAGCCTCCTTCATATGAGCCGCCAAGTACCTCAGCTCTTCATATATCTTAAGGGTTTCTGGATGGGATCGATCCCCTGCTCTGTATTCATGAACTTTGCTCCTAGCTTCAGCAGTATTAGCCTTTTTCCTTTCTTTCTCCTTTGCAAGGTCTGGAGCATTTACAGGGAAAAGACCCGTTTTAGACTGCTCATTCAGCCTAGAAGGATCCAGGCGTTCTATAATCTGAGCACAATGATCCCCAAGCTCTAAGTATCCATTAAGTCGGCACATATTCATCAAACTTTCCCAGATATCGACGCTCGGTTCCATAGGCATCCGTTCAACAAATTCACGAGCTTCATCAACATAGCCCGACTGGCCAAGCATATTAACAATGCTCGCATAATGATCCACGGAAGGAATTATACCAAAATCCTTCTGCATTGATTCAAAATGCAACATGCCCTCGTCAACTGATCCCAAAATTCCACAGGCCAaaaatacatgtgtgaacatgccAGAATCTGGCTTATCTCCCGTCTGCTTAAAACGATCAAAAAAGTCAGTTGCTTCTTCACCAAGACCATTATGCACAAACCCTGAGATTATAGTGCTCCAAGATGTCAAATCATGCTGCGCCATAGTACTGAAAAGTTTCTTTGCATCTTCCATCGAGGCACATTTAGCATACATGTCCAAAATTTTGTTGTTAACATCTATGTCAACAGCTAGTTCTGATTGAGATATTTGATCATGTATTTGTCTTGCTTCTGCAAGAGCAGATGCATCAGCGCATGCTTGCATCAGTTTAAAGTATTGAGGAGCATGCAGTACAATGCCTTTTCCTTGCAGCACCGGTAGAGCTTTCAAAGCTTCTTTTATGTTCCCGTCTTCACATAACTTATCCAGTTCCTCAATAGTACCTTTCGATATGCCGCTGGCTTCGTCAGATACTTCAGAAGGTGATCCATTATTTGGCAGGCTGCCAGGCAGTGAATGCTGGAAATACATGTTATCTTGATAGGGCTTACTGCTCAAGTGGTCCCCAGCTGAGGTAATAGGTTGAACATCTGAATGAGATTCTGGATAAGTTCTGTTATGGCTGTGCTGTACATCTGTGTTTACATTCATGTAATGCTCTCGATGATTTCTCTGCGTGTCAATTTTGTTAGTGGTATAATGACTCTGATATGCTTGTGAAGCATTGTATCCAAAATCACCTTTGTGGCCTTGCTGGAATACTGGAACATGCTCCTTATGGAAATGGCTAGTATTCGGATACTGTGAGGCAGAATTCGCAGGCCTATTTGCAGGATCATGACTTTGATAATCATTCTGCT from Triticum aestivum cultivar Chinese Spring chromosome 3B, IWGSC CS RefSeq v2.1, whole genome shotgun sequence includes these protein-coding regions:
- the LOC123070674 gene encoding pentatricopeptide repeat-containing protein At4g32450, mitochondrial, with the translated sequence MAAMVGARRALFAARYSPRGELAAALLSPARRVGSPHSLPAERGCPRSLVPNRGAGSRASEQIDGDYHRDWGVQNAGNYGESRSKHSPDHFSRPLQRDPPSANSSEGIDRNKGVHADGGVNAHYGCNSEQPYQSGPYQSGGSYGLPDSRQPYTGARMNNEPPGYTARQSYGGNSAYGHQNPKGDIPSAHQQQTVTPAINGLSTDGNVRRGRDVTGYDCGSGYNSRSNQESYTSGQYGYGPSAQSHQSSTGSDQQVFQQQKVDRISNGNYFNKPGNSASQYPTPSSSHKEHVAGSQQGHDGDFGYNTRQPDQGSGAYNHPSPNGGPPSTQQQHNGTGYATHNFGHNTQSNQQNYNGRQNGYGPSGQSYQNLTGNVQQQNDYQSHDPANRPANSASQYPNTSHFHKEHVPVFQQGHKGDFGYNASQAYQSHYTTNKIDTQRNHREHYMNVNTDVQHSHNRTYPESHSDVQPITSAGDHLSSKPYQDNMYFQHSLPGSLPNNGSPSEVSDEASGISKGTIEELDKLCEDGNIKEALKALPVLQGKGIVLHAPQYFKLMQACADASALAEARQIHDQISQSELAVDIDVNNKILDMYAKCASMEDAKKLFSTMAQHDLTSWSTIISGFVHNGLGEEATDFFDRFKQTGDKPDSGMFTHVFLACGILGSVDEGMLHFESMQKDFGIIPSVDHYASIVNMLGQSGYVDEAREFVERMPMEPSVDIWESLMNMCRLNGYLELGDHCAQIIERLDPSRLNEQSKTGLFPVNAPDLAKEKERKKANTAEARSKVHEYRAGDRSHPETLKIYEELRYLAAHMKEAGYIADTRFVLHDVDPETKEDALLAHSERLAVSYGLITSAVRSPIRVIKNLRSCGDCHTALKIISKLVGRQIIARDAKRFHHFENGVCSCKDYW